A part of Ziziphus jujuba cultivar Dongzao chromosome 8, ASM3175591v1 genomic DNA contains:
- the LOC107435631 gene encoding ankyrin repeat-containing protein ITN1-like has protein sequence MSRQGVVPAGIVHQLLDNENYLDWSVWVKTYLMGEDLWDIVESMDEPPKPEDGDEFKYWRSKNASALHVIQISCNADAFSEIRNITSAKEAWDTLEVKFKPQSESTDKIISDDEANILKDQYQVYTSFHKAAQNGDLNAIKEFITRYPNAVRTKITHAGRTALYVAAIAGHTEIVETLVGKMSPEDLEMKDIRGYTPLAAAIIYNANIKIAECMVKKNKKLLTMLVPSMMPAALAIYNGYIEMGRYLYSVTPLEDLILPENHIHAATLMAQALYMKCYDVALHLLERCPRLATTLDIYDKPPLAALVDFSIFPSGCPLKFWQKRIYEC, from the exons ATGAGTCGTCAAGGTGTTGTCCCAGCTGGAATTGTTCATCAACTTCTTGACAATGAAAACTACCTGGATTGGAGCGTTTGGGTGAAAACCTACTTGATGGGTGAAGATCTTTGGGACATTGTGGAATCAATGGATGAACCTCCAAAACCAGAAGATGGTGATGAATTCAAGTATTGGAGGTCCAAGAATGCCTCTGCCCTCCATGTTATCCAAATTTCTTGTAACGCTGATGCTTTCTCTGAGATCAGAAATATAACTTCTGCTAAAGAAGCTTGGGATACCTTGGAAGTAAAATTCAAGCCTCAATCAGAATCTACAGACAAAATAATCTCCGACGACGAag CGAATATTCTAAAAGATCAATACCAAGTATACACATCCTTCCACAAAGCTGCTCAGAATGGTGATCTAAATGCTATAAAGGAATTTATTACACGATACCCAAATGCAGTAAGAACAAAAATCACACATGCAGGGAGGACTGCTCTTTATGTCGCGGCGATTGCCGGACATACAGAAATCGTGGAGACATTGGTGGGGAAAATGTCACCCGAAGACTTGGAAATGAAAGACATTCGAGGTTATACACCTCTTGCAGCAGCTATTATATACAATGCAAATATCAAGATAGCTGAATGCATGgttaaaaagaacaagaaattatTAACCATGCTTGTTCCATCCATGATGCCCGCTGCATTGGCCATTTATAATGGTTATATCGAAATGGGCCGCTATCTATATTCCGTTACACCCCTAGAAGATTTGATACTGCCGGAGAATCATATACATGCTGCAACACTCATGGCCCAAGCATTATATATGAAATGTTATG ATGTTGCATTGCATTTGCTGGAGCGTTGTCCACGGTTAGCTACAACTTTAGACATATATGACAAACCTCCTTTGGCTGCATTGGTAGATTTTTCTATATTTCCAAGTGGATGTCCGCTCAAATTTTGGCAAAAGAGGATATATGAATGTTAG